The Musa acuminata AAA Group cultivar baxijiao chromosome BXJ1-3, Cavendish_Baxijiao_AAA, whole genome shotgun sequence genome window below encodes:
- the LOC135618146 gene encoding pentatricopeptide repeat-containing protein At1g05750, chloroplastic-like — MAAQTLTQLPPVPSPPPRRPQPHTRPLPRRHLSSTTLPNLSSSVEHCSARDVVSWTAAIARQARRGRLSDAACAFGDMLSAGVNPNNVTLVALLSACADFPSYPSALPLGCAIHAQSLKRRRPDAAPEELVVFSTALVDMYAKCGRADLAGEVFDRMPVKNTVSFNTMIAGYMRAGDVDHALSWFNRMPRKDKVSWTVVIDGCVKNGLVEEALDCFRAMQLSRIDADYVTILAVIAACTSLGALNHGLWVHRYVKNHGLSNNVRLANSLIDMYSRCGRVDFAHQLFERMCTRTLVSWNSIVVGFAVNGCCHEAIEHFKMMRSEGFGPDGVSFTGVLTACSHAGLVHEGLKFYDLMREHYKLPPRVEHFGCLVDLLSRAGRLEEAVSTIESMPFRPNEVVLSSLLAACRVHGDIQLAERVTAYLLQLEPECDSNYVLLSNIYAADGQWDGVGAIRSKMKAVGVTKTPGCSSIEIGCEIHEFVAGDGSHPQSDDIYEMLDLLRCELKLWGHDPKIIVGATDD, encoded by the coding sequence ATGGCCGCTCAAACTCTCACTCAACTCCCTCCCGTTCCTTCACCGCCGCCGCGGCGGCCCCAACCACACACTCGCCCTCTTCCCCGACGACACCTTTCCTCCACCACTCTCCCAAATCTCTCCTCTTCTGTCGAGCATTGTTCGGCGCGGGATGTCGTCTCATGGACCGCTGCCATCGCCCGCCAAGCCCGACGCGGCCGCCTGTCCGACGCTGCATGCGCCTTTGGAGACATGCTTTCTGCAGGCGTCAACCCCAACAACGTCACCCTCGTCGCCCTCCTCTCCGCCTGCGCCGACTTCCCATCCTACCCCTCCGCCCTTCCCCTTGGGTGCGCCATTCACGCTCAGTCCCTCAAGCGAAGGCGCCCGGACGCTGCTCCTGAGGAACTCGTCGTTTTCTCCACCGCCCTCGTCGATATGTACGCCAAGTGCGGCCGGGCAGACCTCGCTGGCGAGGTGTTCGACCGAATGCCCGTTAAGAACACGGTCTCCTTCAACACCATGATCGCTGGGTACATGCGGGCTGGGGACGTCGACCATGCCTTGTCTTGGTTCAACAGAATGCCGAGGAAAGATAAGGTATCTTGGACCGTGGTGATTGACGGGTGCGTCAAGAATGGTCTTGTCGAGGAGGCATTGGATTGTTTTCGAGCGATGCAGCTCAGCAGGATCGATGCAGATTACGTGACGATCCTAGCAGTCATTGCGGCTTGCACTAGCCTGGGAGCTCTCAACCATGGGCTTTGGGTGCATCGGTACGTCAAGAACCATGGCCTCTCGAACAATGTTCGGCTGGCCAATTCCCTCATCGACATGTACTCAAGGTGCGGCCGTGTCGATTTCGCTCACCAGCTGTTCGAAAGAATGTGCACGAGAACACTGGTGTCTTGGAATTCCATTGTTGTTGGATTTGCAGTGAATGGTTGCTGCCATGAGGCTATTGAGCATTTCAAGATGATGCGGAGTGAGGGATTCGGGCCCGATGGAGTGAGCTTCACAGGTGTGCTTACCGCCTGTAGTCATGCTGGTTTGGTACATGAAGGCCTGAAGTTTTACGATCTGATGAGGGAACACTACAAGTTGCCACCGAGAGTTGAGCACTTCGGTTGTTTGGTGGATCTACTCAGCCGGGCTGGGAGGTTGGAGGAAGCCGTGAGCACGATCGAGAGCATGCCTTTCCGGCCAAATGAGGTAGTCTTGAGCTCACTTCTGGCTGCTTGCAGGGTGCACGGGGATATCCAACTAGCAGAGAGAGTGACAGCATACCTTCTGCAATTAGAGCCAGAATGTGACTCCAATTACGTGCTCCTGTCAAATATTTATGCTGCGGATGGGCAGTGGGACGGCGTCGGTGCAATCCGAAGCAAGATGAAGGCCGTCGGAGTGACAAAGACACCAGGGTGTAGCAGCATCGAGATCGGTTGCGAGATCCATGAGTTTGTAGCTGGAGATGGGTCACATCCGCAGTCTGATGACATATAtgagatgcttgacctccttcgctGCGAGCTGAAGCTCTGGGGCCATGATCCGAAGATAATTGTAGGTGCTACAGATGACTAA